One genomic segment of Sparus aurata chromosome 24, fSpaAur1.1, whole genome shotgun sequence includes these proteins:
- the mylz3 gene encoding myosin, light polypeptide 3, skeletal muscle, giving the protein MTEQAEFSADQIEDFKEAFGLFDRVGDSQVAFNQVADIMRALGQNPTNKDVTKILGNPSADDMANKRLNFEAFLPMLKEVDALQKGTYDDYVEGLRVFDKEGNGTVMGAELRIVLSTLGEKMTEPEIDALMAGQEDENGSVHYEAFVKHIMSV; this is encoded by the exons ATG ACCGAACAGGCCGAGTTCAGTGCCGACCAGATTGAGG ACTTCAAGGAGGCTTTCGGTCTCTTTGACAGAGTCGGTGACAGCCAGGTGGCCTTCAACCAGGTTGCTGACATCATGCGCGCTCTGGGCCAGAACCCCACCAACAAGGACGTTACAAAGATTCTGGGCAACCCCTCCGCCGACG ACATGGCCAACAAGAGGCTCAACTTCGAGGCTTTCCTGCCCATGCTGAAGGAGGTCGACGCCTTGCAGAAGGGCACCTACGACGACTACGTTGAGGGCCTGCGCGTCTTCGACAAGGAGGGCAACGGCACAGTCATGGGCGCTGAGCTGCGCATCGTGCTGTCCACCCTGG GAGAGAAGATGACCGAGCCTGAGATTGATGCCCTCATGGCCGGCCAGGAGGACGAGAACGGCAGTGTGCACTATGAGG CTTTCGTCAAGCACATCATGTCTGTGTAA
- the lancl1 gene encoding glutathione S-transferase LANCL1 — MDTRALRNPYGDYDGSPQCTQALFDNHGKITSEFAQRLSGKINELLAVMENGLKSADPKDCTSYTGWAGIALLYLHLHNVFNNPSCLHKALEYVEHSLRCLTRRHDITFLCGDTGPLAVAAVVYHRLQRVQETDECINRLLQFHQTVVKGSGGLPDELLYGRMGYLYSLVFINQQLGQDRIPLQYIQQISESVLVSGEHLSRKFRVQNQSPLMYEWYQEQYVGAAHGLAGIYYYLMQPGFVSSEEYVHRLVKPSVDHVCRLRFPSGNYPPCIGDDRDLLVHWCHGSPGVVYMLLQAYRAFGVPHYLDAALQCGEVVWHYGLLKKGYGLCHGAAGNAYTFLALYRHTRDPKHLYRACVFADWCMNYGRHGCRTPDTPFSLFEGMAGTIYFLADLLDPMRARFPGFEV, encoded by the exons ATGGACACCAGAGCTCTGAGGAATCCGTACGGCGACTATGATGGGAGCCCTCAGTGCACGCAGGCTCTGTTTGACAATCATGGAAAG ATCACATCAGAGTTCGCCCAGCGGCTCAGTGGGAAGATCAACGAGCTGTTGGCTGTCATGGAGAACGGGCTGAAGTCTGCAGACCCGAAAGATTGCACCAGCTACACCGGCTGGGCAG GTATCGCTCTGCTCTACCTGCACCTCCACAACGTCTTCAACAACCCCTCCTGCCTCCATAAAGCTCTAGAATACGTCGAGCACAGCCTGAGGTGCCTGACCCGGCGTCATGACATCACCTTCCTGTGCGGGGACACTGGACCGCTGGCTGTGGCTGCTGTGGTCTACCACCGCCTGCAGAGGGTGCAAGAGACCGACGAGTGCATCAACAG ACTGCTGCAGTTCCACCAGACTGTAGTGAAAGGATCCGGCGGGCTGCCCGACGAGCTGCTCTACGGGAGGATGGGATACCTCTACTCCCTCGTCTTCATCAACCAGCAGCTCGGGCAGGACCGCATCCCCCTGCAGTACATCCAGCAG ATCAGCGAGTCGGTGCTGGTGTCGGGCGAGCACCTCAGCAGGAAGTTCAGGGTGCAGAACCAGAGCCCCCTGATGTATGAGTGGTACCAGGAGCAGTACGTCGGCGCCGCCCACGGCCTGGCCGGCATCTACTATTATCTCATGCAG CCCGGCTTCGTCAGCTCGGAGGAGTACGTGCACCGGCTGGTGAAGCCCAGCGTCGACCACGTCTGCCGCCTCAGGTTCCCCTCCGGAAACTACCCTCCCTGCATCGGGGACGACCGGGACCTGCTGGTGCACTGGTGCCACGGATCACCCGGGGTGGTCTACATGCTCCTGCAGGCGTACAGG GCCTTCGGAGTGCCTCACTACCTGGACGCAGCCCTGCAGTGTGGAGAGGTGGTGTGGCACTACGGCCTGCTGAAGAAGGGCTACGGCCTGTGTCACGGCGCGGCGGGGAACGCCTACACCTTCCTGGCCCTGTACCGGCACACTCGGGACCCCAAGCACCTTTACAGAGCCTGCGTG TTTGCAGACTGGTGCATGAACTACGGCAGACACGGATGCCGAACGCCAGACACTCCCTTCTCCCTGTTTGAAG GCATGGCCGGCACCATCTACTTCTTGGCCGACCTCCTGGACCCGATGAGAGCGAGGTTCCCGGGCTTCGAGGTGTAA